The following proteins are co-located in the Nitrospirota bacterium genome:
- the rnhA gene encoding ribonuclease HI, whose protein sequence is MRDDEKPFVELYADGACSGNPGVGGFGAILKSGKKVRELSACEEMTTNNRMELLGVITALEALKKPCRIRITTDSTYVVKGMTRWIDNWIKQNWRNSQKKEVLNRDLWERLLKASRQHEIDWVWVKGHNGHMENERCDELARLALEKCRSPKVSLDKPQSS, encoded by the coding sequence ATGAGAGATGATGAGAAACCATTTGTCGAGTTATACGCTGACGGCGCATGCAGCGGTAATCCGGGTGTCGGAGGATTTGGAGCCATATTGAAATCAGGTAAGAAAGTCAGGGAATTGTCCGCCTGTGAAGAGATGACCACAAATAACAGGATGGAGTTGCTTGGGGTAATTACGGCTCTGGAGGCACTGAAAAAGCCTTGCCGGATCAGGATCACAACAGACTCGACTTATGTGGTTAAAGGAATGACCAGATGGATAGACAATTGGATAAAACAGAACTGGAGGAACTCCCAAAAGAAGGAAGTTCTCAACAGGGATTTATGGGAAAGACTGCTTAAAGCGTCCAGGCAACATGAGATAGACTGGGTCTGGGTAAAAGGACACAACGGGCATATGGAGAATGAAAGATGCGACGAGCTTGCAAGGCTTGCGTTAGAAAAGTGCCGGAGCCCAAAGGTTTCCCTGGATAAACCGCAGAGTTCATGA
- the ilvC gene encoding ketol-acid reductoisomerase: protein MKVYYDKDANPEVLKGKKVCIMGYGSQGHAHANNLRDSGMDVVIGIRKGGSWAKAEAAGFTVMTPAEASKVSDIIMILLPDEYQAEIYRNEIAPNMKQGAYLTFAHGFNIHFGQITPPQDTNVFMVAPKGPGHLVRNEYTKGSGVPCLIAIHQDPSGNTKDIGLAYASAIGGGRAGIIETTFREETETDLFGEQAVLCGGVSALIQAGFETLVEAGYAPEMAYFECLHEVKLIVDLIYEGGISNMRYSISNTAQYGDITRGPRVINPAVKAEMQKILSEIQSGEFAREWILECKADKPVFNALTQKGKEHPVEEVGSRLRSMMPWLKKEKLVDKSKA, encoded by the coding sequence ATCAAGGTTTACTATGATAAAGATGCAAACCCTGAGGTACTTAAGGGGAAGAAGGTCTGCATAATGGGTTACGGCAGTCAGGGACATGCCCACGCCAACAATCTCCGTGACAGCGGTATGGATGTAGTCATCGGCATCAGGAAGGGCGGAAGCTGGGCCAAGGCCGAGGCCGCCGGCTTTACTGTTATGACCCCTGCTGAGGCGTCAAAGGTGTCGGACATTATAATGATACTCCTGCCGGATGAGTATCAGGCAGAGATTTACAGGAATGAGATCGCCCCAAACATGAAGCAGGGGGCATACCTTACCTTTGCCCATGGGTTTAACATCCATTTTGGCCAGATAACACCACCGCAGGATACCAATGTCTTCATGGTTGCCCCAAAGGGCCCCGGACATCTGGTGAGGAACGAGTATACAAAGGGAAGCGGCGTGCCCTGCCTCATAGCCATTCATCAGGACCCTTCAGGCAACACAAAAGATATCGGGCTTGCCTATGCCTCAGCCATTGGAGGAGGAAGGGCCGGAATTATTGAGACCACTTTCAGGGAAGAGACCGAGACAGACCTCTTTGGTGAACAGGCGGTCCTCTGCGGGGGTGTTTCCGCACTAATACAGGCTGGTTTTGAGACACTCGTTGAGGCAGGCTATGCGCCGGAGATGGCATATTTTGAGTGTCTCCATGAGGTGAAGCTGATAGTTGACCTCATATACGAAGGCGGTATCTCAAATATGCGCTACTCTATTAGCAACACGGCCCAGTATGGCGACATCACACGGGGACCAAGGGTCATAAATCCGGCAGTTAAGGCAGAAATGCAAAAAATCCTTTCAGAGATACAGTCAGGCGAGTTCGCCAGGGAATGGATACTTGAGTGCAAGGCTGACAAACCCGTATTCAACGCCCTTACACAAAAGGGCAAGGAACACCCTGTAGAGGAAGTGGGCAGCCGCCTCCGCAGCATGATGCCGTGGTTGAAAAAAGAGAAACTTGTTGATAAGTCAAAGGCTTAG
- a CDS encoding peptidase MA family metallohydrolase has protein sequence MSLFIILIIPSPPLYAEQIELGIIQNSELIVQFEKPLKNAAKEVETIYPDIKAELEKTLGWRVTFRPTVVLIKDSKTFRKMAGNNQFVAFAVPRKNLIVIDYSKMKTHPFTLEITLRHELCHLLLHHYIREGNLPRWLDEGVSQWVSGGMAEIIMDTRRSPLKDAVLSGRFIPISALTAGFPKDKKSLLLAYEESKSIVEYMGRKYGSNGVLEVLNNLRDGDNVDAAIQKALKIPVQELEIKWHNQLKKRITWFTYLSSNLYEILFFLAALITVAGFIKLLMRKRNYKDEEEEEEEEEEE, from the coding sequence TTGTCATTATTTATTATCCTCATTATACCTTCTCCCCCCCTGTATGCCGAACAGATAGAGCTTGGGATCATCCAAAACAGTGAACTCATAGTCCAGTTCGAGAAACCACTAAAAAATGCCGCAAAAGAAGTCGAGACTATCTATCCGGATATAAAGGCAGAACTGGAGAAGACCCTTGGGTGGAGAGTGACCTTCAGGCCAACCGTTGTGTTAATTAAAGATAGCAAAACATTCCGGAAGATGGCAGGTAACAACCAGTTTGTCGCCTTTGCCGTACCCCGGAAGAACTTGATAGTAATAGACTACTCAAAGATGAAGACACACCCCTTTACTCTCGAAATAACCCTTAGACATGAATTGTGCCACCTCCTCCTGCATCATTACATCAGGGAAGGAAACCTGCCCAGATGGCTTGACGAAGGCGTCTCTCAGTGGGTAAGTGGTGGCATGGCAGAGATAATTATGGATACACGGCGGTCACCCCTCAAGGATGCCGTCCTGTCAGGAAGATTTATCCCTATCAGTGCCCTTACAGCAGGATTTCCAAAAGACAAAAAGTCCCTCTTGCTGGCCTATGAAGAGAGCAAGAGCATTGTAGAATACATGGGCAGGAAATATGGCAGCAATGGAGTGCTTGAAGTACTGAATAACCTGAGAGATGGGGATAATGTGGATGCTGCGATTCAGAAGGCTTTAAAAATCCCGGTCCAGGAACTCGAAATAAAGTGGCATAATCAGCTTAAAAAGAGGATTACGTGGTTTACATACCTGAGCAGCAACCTTTACGAGATACTCTTCTTCCTTGCTGCCCTGATAACCGTAGCCGGCTTCATAAAACTCCTGATGAGAAAGCGGAATTACAAGGATGAGGAGGAGGAGGAGGAGGAGGAGGAAGAAGAGTGA
- a CDS encoding nitronate monooxygenase, with the protein MFLPLKIKDKKIDVPIIQGGMGIGVSLYPLARAVAAEGGVGIISSAAIDRLLSKRNGKKYNTYEAVYEEISLAKSEGGIAGINIMVALGRHYEDSVRGAVDAGADMIISGAGLPMSLPSITRPKQTALIPIVSSARALKIICKRWQRQGYQPDAAVLEGPLAGGHLGFQWEQIDLEENLLENLLPPVKDVARQYGDFPIIVAGGIYTNADIKRFLDLGADGVQMGTRFLGTVESSATPEYKDALLQADQDDIIVTMKPGSPCGLPIRLIKQSPMYQEALVRGRQPKCDKGYVLTKDEEGRYTRCPARESNEAHFCICNGLLSSAGYNPDKEKPLYTVGTNAYRVDRILSVHELMNELKGVASHPAVETVKQ; encoded by the coding sequence ATGTTTCTGCCATTGAAAATCAAAGATAAAAAAATAGATGTGCCAATCATTCAGGGAGGCATGGGAATCGGTGTCTCCCTCTATCCACTGGCTCGTGCAGTTGCAGCTGAGGGAGGGGTTGGCATAATCTCCAGTGCAGCTATTGACAGGCTGCTCTCCAAGCGCAACGGGAAGAAGTACAATACCTACGAGGCGGTCTATGAAGAGATCTCGCTTGCCAAGAGCGAGGGCGGCATTGCAGGCATAAATATAATGGTGGCACTCGGACGCCACTATGAAGACTCTGTGAGAGGTGCCGTTGATGCAGGTGCCGACATGATTATTTCCGGTGCCGGGTTGCCAATGTCGCTGCCCTCAATTACACGGCCTAAACAGACTGCCCTGATTCCTATTGTATCATCAGCCAGGGCGCTCAAGATTATCTGCAAGAGGTGGCAACGCCAGGGGTATCAGCCGGATGCTGCGGTGCTGGAAGGTCCGCTTGCCGGTGGCCATCTGGGTTTCCAGTGGGAGCAAATTGACCTTGAAGAGAATCTCCTTGAGAACCTGCTCCCCCCTGTTAAGGATGTAGCAAGGCAGTACGGTGATTTTCCGATAATTGTTGCCGGTGGTATTTATACAAATGCTGATATCAAACGTTTTCTGGATCTTGGAGCAGACGGGGTTCAGATGGGCACACGTTTTCTCGGGACTGTAGAGAGTTCTGCCACGCCTGAATACAAGGATGCCCTGCTTCAGGCCGATCAGGACGATATAATTGTGACAATGAAGCCAGGTTCGCCCTGTGGTTTACCGATAAGGTTGATTAAGCAGTCACCCATGTATCAGGAAGCTCTGGTGCGCGGGCGTCAGCCAAAATGTGATAAGGGCTATGTTCTTACAAAAGATGAGGAAGGCAGGTATACCCGCTGTCCGGCAAGGGAGAGCAATGAGGCTCACTTCTGTATCTGTAACGGGCTGTTAAGTTCTGCCGGCTATAACCCTGACAAGGAGAAGCCGCTATATACTGTGGGTACCAATGCTTATCGTGTAGACCGCATTCTGTCAGTACATGAATTGATGAATGAACTTAAAGGTGTTGCATCCCATCCTGCTGTTGAGACAGTGAAGCAGTAG
- a CDS encoding AIR synthase family protein encodes MKNLPVGKLKMEQLAGLLKRYKGAPDSSVIVGPEIGEDAAVIGIGENFLIAKTDPITFAVDRIGQYAININANDIACMGGRPRWFLVTILLPEDRTDEALVEGIFSQLSEACKQLGIAICGGHTEVTYGLKRPIVVGQMLGLVSRERLIRSSGAMAGDHIIVTKGIAIEATGLLAREKEGELTNVFDRKFIDRCKGFLKTPGISVLRDAETATAAGDVHAMHDPTEGGLATGLHELATAAGVGLEIWADEIPVFPETKVLCDFFGLNPLGVIASGALLIAAAPSSSEQIISSLRAEGIDCFHIGIVKGKSEGLIMIQDSERLPLPCFEQDEVSKAFL; translated from the coding sequence ATGAAAAACCTTCCTGTGGGCAAACTCAAAATGGAGCAGCTTGCAGGGCTTCTCAAAAGATACAAGGGAGCCCCGGATTCATCCGTAATTGTCGGCCCTGAGATTGGGGAGGATGCAGCAGTAATAGGAATTGGTGAGAATTTTCTGATAGCAAAGACCGACCCCATCACATTTGCCGTTGACCGGATTGGTCAATATGCAATAAACATAAATGCCAATGATATCGCCTGTATGGGGGGCAGACCCCGGTGGTTCCTTGTAACAATCCTCTTACCTGAAGACCGAACAGACGAGGCACTTGTTGAAGGCATCTTTTCTCAGCTCTCTGAGGCCTGCAAACAACTTGGCATAGCTATATGCGGTGGCCATACTGAAGTGACATACGGCCTCAAGAGACCCATAGTGGTCGGACAGATGCTCGGGCTGGTTTCCAGGGAAAGGCTGATCAGGTCATCTGGGGCCATGGCTGGTGACCATATCATTGTCACCAAGGGTATTGCAATAGAGGCAACAGGACTGCTTGCCCGGGAAAAAGAAGGGGAGCTCACAAACGTCTTTGATCGTAAATTCATTGATAGGTGCAAGGGTTTTCTAAAGACCCCCGGAATAAGTGTCCTCAGGGATGCAGAGACAGCAACCGCAGCAGGTGATGTCCATGCAATGCATGACCCAACAGAGGGAGGGCTTGCCACAGGCCTTCACGAACTCGCCACCGCTGCCGGAGTCGGGCTTGAGATATGGGCAGATGAGATACCTGTTTTCCCTGAAACAAAGGTTCTCTGTGACTTCTTTGGACTGAATCCCCTTGGCGTCATTGCCTCCGGAGCACTTCTGATTGCTGCCGCCCCATCCTCCTCAGAGCAGATAATCAGCTCCCTCAGGGCAGAGGGTATAGACTGTTTTCATATAGGTATTGTAAAGGGCAAATCCGAAGGATTAATAATGATACAGGACTCTGAAAGACTCCCTCTGCCCTGCTTTGAACAGGATGAGGTCTCAAAAGCATTCTTATAA
- a CDS encoding glycosyltransferase, producing MTVKKDTPTVSVIVPSYNRAHLLVRALQSILNQTYRDFEVIVVDDGSTDNTEEIVRSFSALDIRYVRHESNKGEAAARNTGVLTAKGEFIAFLDSDDEWLPEKLEKQMAVFRYHSKRVGVVYSNMCEIERNGKRRIWKSPTFMPEDGQFYRKALNYQIYGIGIGSSVVRKACFEKVGLFDERLSYYVDFDFFIRLSKEFYFYHIKELLMNYYVTDDSFRWVTSAHIGSREVILEKYLDDIKRSRKTLSLHYWKMGRFLCIHNEVGRARPYLIKAIKAYPLNCKALAFFVISVLPFSQHIFCAVNSFKKKRTILKKCEECR from the coding sequence ATGACCGTCAAAAAAGATACGCCCACAGTAAGTGTAATTGTTCCAAGCTATAACCGGGCGCATTTGTTGGTCAGAGCGCTTCAGAGTATCCTGAACCAGACCTATAGGGATTTTGAAGTAATTGTTGTGGATGACGGGTCTACTGACAACACGGAGGAGATTGTAAGGAGTTTCAGTGCCCTGGATATACGGTATGTCAGGCATGAAAGCAATAAAGGCGAGGCAGCAGCAAGAAATACAGGCGTCCTGACAGCAAAGGGAGAGTTTATTGCTTTTCTTGACAGCGATGATGAATGGCTGCCTGAAAAACTGGAGAAGCAGATGGCTGTCTTTCGGTACCACTCCAAACGTGTCGGGGTTGTCTACAGCAATATGTGCGAAATTGAGAGAAACGGAAAAAGACGTATATGGAAGAGTCCCACTTTTATGCCGGAAGACGGACAGTTTTACAGAAAGGCGTTAAACTACCAAATTTACGGTATTGGGATTGGATCTTCTGTTGTAAGGAAAGCCTGTTTTGAAAAGGTGGGCCTCTTTGACGAGCGTTTGTCTTATTATGTGGATTTTGATTTTTTTATCCGTTTAAGTAAAGAATTCTATTTTTACCATATAAAGGAACTGCTCATGAATTACTACGTAACTGATGACAGTTTCCGGTGGGTTACATCAGCCCATATAGGGTCCAGAGAGGTAATCCTGGAAAAATATCTCGATGATATCAAACGGAGTCGAAAAACCCTGTCACTGCATTATTGGAAGATGGGGCGGTTTTTATGCATACACAACGAAGTCGGAAGAGCGAGGCCGTATCTGATCAAGGCAATTAAAGCATATCCGCTTAATTGCAAGGCTTTGGCATTTTTCGTTATATCCGTATTACCGTTTAGTCAACATATTTTTTGTGCTGTTAACAGTTTTAAAAAAAAGCGAACAATATTAAAAAAATGCGAAGAGTGTCGGTGA
- a CDS encoding glycosyltransferase family 2 protein — MYKHKGKENENPQFSVLMASYNNGQFIGSAIESVINQTFKEWELVIVDDCSTDKSVEIIKTYLSDSRVRFFKNSRNIGYIGTLKRLINESRAEILGILDGDDALDEDALEKMYEAHVKNPDCGFIYSNFVFCDRDLNPVEKGFCTALPQIPDRRTILRYDIVGPFRTFRKDAYFRTPGYDDKILYAEDKDLTLKMEEVTGFFYVDKVLYLYRVLSDSQSHDPAKKSTMKSSYYLAKYKAYRRRLGTEIPNLTNKEMSDVLFHGIPHCIKDRNWRRARFFLCEAIRLFPLNVKGCLKLLFRGTKFLPRIFFRKIPKC; from the coding sequence ATGTATAAACATAAAGGAAAAGAAAATGAAAACCCTCAGTTTTCGGTCCTGATGGCAAGTTATAATAATGGTCAGTTTATTGGCAGTGCAATAGAATCTGTTATCAACCAAACGTTTAAAGAATGGGAACTGGTGATAGTTGATGATTGCTCTACTGATAAATCCGTGGAAATTATTAAAACATATTTGAGTGACAGCAGGGTAAGGTTTTTTAAAAACAGCCGGAATATTGGCTATATCGGGACATTAAAAAGATTGATTAATGAATCGAGGGCAGAGATTTTAGGTATTCTGGATGGTGATGATGCTTTAGACGAAGATGCGCTTGAAAAGATGTATGAAGCCCATGTTAAAAATCCGGATTGTGGTTTCATCTATTCCAATTTTGTTTTTTGCGATCGGGATTTAAACCCGGTTGAAAAGGGTTTTTGCACGGCCTTGCCTCAAATCCCTGACAGAAGAACGATTCTGCGATACGATATAGTTGGTCCGTTCAGGACATTCAGGAAGGATGCATATTTTAGAACTCCAGGATATGATGACAAAATATTGTATGCAGAAGACAAGGATTTAACCCTGAAAATGGAGGAGGTAACCGGCTTCTTTTATGTAGATAAGGTCCTGTATCTTTACAGGGTTTTATCCGATTCCCAGTCTCACGATCCAGCAAAGAAGAGTACGATGAAATCATCATATTATCTGGCGAAGTACAAGGCATACAGGCGGAGGTTGGGTACGGAGATTCCAAATTTAACAAATAAGGAGATGTCTGATGTGCTTTTTCATGGAATTCCCCATTGTATTAAGGACAGGAACTGGAGAAGAGCAAGATTTTTTTTGTGTGAGGCAATAAGGCTCTTTCCTTTAAATGTCAAGGGCTGTTTAAAGCTGCTCTTCCGGGGAACAAAGTTTTTGCCAAGGATATTTTTCAGAAAAATTCCGAAATGTTAA
- a CDS encoding ABC transporter ATP-binding protein — protein sequence MGLTEITGIVSIAPFMGIVSNPEIIHTNKYLSQVYNALGFSSSNQFLFFSGVAVLAVLAFGNGFSSFITWLLLRFTFLQGHSLSTRLLNKYLSQPYVFFLNRNTADLSKNILMEVHRVIGGVLMPGMQVLTKLVVALSILGLLVVVDPLLAVTVAVVLGGAYATVFGLVRMKLTRIGKTSAEARTQCFKVASEALGGVKDLKLFGRESVFLQRYSNTSRQLAGYEATSQMLSQLPRYALETIAFGGILLIVLYLIGVKQNAGTALPLISLYAFAGYRLMPALQRIFIGMTTIRYNLPALDILHNDLIQQDADSGPAFDHAETTPPLKFQDRIELRDIVYYYPNTSTPAVNNLNLVIKSKTTVGFVGITGSGKTTTVDIILGLLSPTKGQLIVDGTEITPSNLRSWQKNLGYVPQSIYLTDDTVIRNIAFGVRDEDIDNKAVERAAQIANLHDFIMRDLPDGYHTLVGERGVRLSGGQRQRIGIARALYNDPEVLIFDEATSALDGITENAIMEAIQNISRKKTIIMIAHRLTTVQECDVIYMLEKGKVIAKGTYSELIESSSQFRKMANVTNPGPAL from the coding sequence ATGGGTTTGACTGAAATTACAGGCATCGTCTCCATTGCTCCCTTTATGGGGATTGTTTCAAACCCGGAGATAATCCATACAAACAAATACCTGAGTCAGGTCTACAATGCATTGGGGTTTTCCAGTTCAAACCAGTTTCTTTTTTTTAGCGGAGTAGCAGTTCTGGCAGTACTCGCCTTCGGCAATGGATTTTCATCCTTCATTACATGGCTATTATTACGCTTTACGTTTTTGCAGGGGCATTCGCTCTCTACCCGGCTTCTTAATAAATACCTCAGCCAACCATACGTCTTTTTCCTCAATCGCAACACAGCGGATTTAAGCAAAAACATTCTCATGGAAGTTCATCGTGTAATTGGCGGAGTGCTGATGCCGGGCATGCAGGTATTAACCAAATTAGTTGTTGCGTTGAGTATACTTGGATTGTTGGTAGTGGTAGACCCATTACTCGCTGTAACTGTAGCCGTTGTGCTGGGAGGCGCATACGCAACTGTCTTTGGACTTGTACGCATGAAATTGACCAGGATCGGCAAGACCTCTGCTGAAGCAAGAACACAGTGTTTTAAGGTTGCAAGCGAGGCGCTGGGAGGGGTCAAGGATCTAAAACTCTTTGGCCGGGAATCTGTCTTTCTCCAGCGCTACTCAAACACATCACGTCAGCTTGCAGGTTATGAGGCCACAAGTCAAATGCTGTCTCAATTACCCAGGTATGCGCTTGAGACAATTGCCTTTGGGGGGATACTGCTAATCGTGCTGTACCTGATTGGAGTGAAACAGAATGCTGGAACGGCATTACCCCTGATCTCGTTATATGCCTTTGCAGGATACCGGCTTATGCCGGCATTACAGCGAATATTCATCGGAATGACAACTATCCGGTATAACCTCCCTGCGCTGGATATTTTACACAACGACCTTATCCAGCAGGATGCCGACTCAGGCCCGGCTTTTGATCATGCTGAAACAACGCCTCCATTGAAATTTCAAGACAGGATAGAGCTCCGTGATATCGTATATTACTACCCCAATACGTCCACACCTGCAGTTAATAACCTGAACCTTGTGATCAAGTCTAAAACAACCGTCGGATTTGTTGGGATTACGGGATCCGGAAAAACTACAACAGTGGATATTATTCTGGGGCTGCTGTCACCAACTAAAGGGCAACTTATTGTTGATGGTACCGAAATTACCCCGTCAAATCTTCGCAGCTGGCAGAAAAACCTCGGATATGTTCCGCAGTCCATTTACCTTACTGATGATACCGTTATTCGCAATATTGCCTTTGGAGTCAGAGACGAGGATATTGATAACAAAGCCGTGGAACGGGCGGCACAAATTGCGAATCTGCATGATTTTATCATGCGTGACTTGCCCGATGGTTATCATACCCTGGTCGGCGAACGGGGGGTCAGGCTGAGTGGCGGACAACGCCAGCGGATCGGGATTGCCCGTGCGTTGTATAATGACCCCGAGGTACTCATTTTTGATGAAGCAACCAGCGCACTGGACGGGATTACTGAAAATGCCATCATGGAGGCAATACAAAACATATCCCGCAAAAAAACTATTATCATGATTGCACACCGTTTAACGACCGTTCAGGAATGCGATGTGATTTATATGCTTGAGAAGGGTAAAGTTATAGCCAAGGGAACTTATTCTGAATTGATAGAGTCGAGCTCACAGTTTCGCAAGATGGCTAATGTCACGAACCCGGGACCGGCTCTTTGA
- the purN gene encoding phosphoribosylglycinamide formyltransferase, whose protein sequence is MLKIGVLASGRGSNFQAIIDAVKTGYLTARIEVLITDHPAAYAIKRAEDNGIAGLVMRPADYSSPDRYYAAVADELVKRGVGLVVLAGFMRVVRKPLIDVFPMRIMNIHPALLPSFPGLHAQKQAVNYGVKLSGCTVHFVDEGMDTGPVIIQAAVPVYNDDTEESLSGRILKYEHRIFPYAIRLFAEGRLEVEGRVVRIQGLIKDEGAIVNPPLDS, encoded by the coding sequence ATGTTGAAAATAGGTGTGCTTGCATCAGGAAGAGGTTCAAATTTCCAGGCAATAATCGATGCCGTCAAAACGGGTTATCTGACAGCAAGGATTGAGGTCCTTATTACGGACCATCCCGCTGCTTATGCAATAAAGCGGGCAGAGGATAACGGAATCGCCGGTCTTGTTATGAGGCCTGCGGATTATTCTTCGCCGGATAGATATTATGCGGCTGTTGCGGATGAGCTGGTAAAAAGGGGTGTGGGACTTGTTGTCCTGGCAGGTTTTATGAGGGTTGTAAGAAAACCCCTCATTGATGTATTTCCAATGAGGATAATGAACATCCATCCGGCACTGCTTCCGTCCTTCCCGGGACTCCATGCACAGAAACAGGCGGTCAACTACGGTGTTAAACTCTCCGGTTGCACTGTCCATTTTGTTGATGAAGGTATGGATACAGGGCCTGTGATAATACAGGCTGCTGTGCCCGTCTATAACGACGATACAGAGGAGAGCCTTTCTGGGAGAATTTTAAAGTATGAACACAGGATATTCCCTTATGCAATAAGGCTGTTTGCTGAAGGGAGGCTTGAGGTGGAAGGGAGGGTTGTAAGGATACAGGGGCTGATTAAGGATGAGGGTGCCATTGTTAACCCTCCCCTTGACAGCTGA
- a CDS encoding bacteriophage holin: MKLKPLALGVALGVVWGGALFFTTWISYHTGYGRLFLQTLAESIYPGYSISPVGSFIGLVYGFLDGLVSGFLIGWIYNKIAR; this comes from the coding sequence ATGAAGCTTAAACCCCTTGCACTTGGTGTGGCGCTTGGAGTTGTATGGGGTGGTGCGCTCTTTTTTACCACATGGATCAGTTACCACACCGGGTATGGAAGGCTTTTTCTTCAGACCCTTGCAGAGTCGATCTATCCAGGTTATTCAATCTCACCGGTGGGCAGTTTTATCGGCCTTGTCTACGGTTTCCTGGATGGCCTGGTAAGTGGTTTTCTGATTGGATGGATATACAATAAAATTGCTCGTTAA
- the rsmI gene encoding 16S rRNA (cytidine(1402)-2'-O)-methyltransferase, whose protein sequence is MNGILYIVATPIGNLEDITLRALRILKEVDVIAAEDTRHTRKLLSRYGISKKLISYWGAKEKAKAEAVIARLKEGQDVALVTDSGTPGISDPGEVVIRAAIDEGLNIVAVPGPSALIAALSISGITAREFVYPGFLPPKHNMRVKMLEQLRLEHRTIVFYEAPHRLLDSLNDIYEVFGDRYCAVCHELTKLNEEVLRGKLSVLIEELQQKVIAGEYVLVLEGKVVEGITVEDAIPEVWSLMKKGLRRKEAARTIAQQYGLSQKALYDESLRPEDKDEA, encoded by the coding sequence ATGAATGGTATACTTTATATAGTTGCAACACCGATAGGAAACCTTGAGGATATAACTTTAAGGGCTCTGAGGATATTAAAAGAGGTGGATGTTATAGCGGCAGAGGATACAAGACATACAAGAAAACTGCTTAGCCGTTACGGCATATCAAAGAAGCTTATCAGTTACTGGGGGGCCAAGGAGAAGGCAAAGGCGGAAGCAGTGATTGCAAGGCTCAAAGAGGGGCAGGATGTTGCCCTTGTTACAGACTCAGGGACCCCCGGTATCTCCGATCCCGGTGAGGTGGTGATAAGAGCGGCAATAGATGAGGGGCTGAATATTGTTGCAGTGCCGGGTCCTTCCGCTTTAATTGCGGCCCTTTCAATATCAGGGATAACGGCAAGGGAGTTTGTATATCCGGGTTTCCTGCCGCCAAAACATAATATGCGGGTAAAGATGCTTGAGCAACTCAGGCTTGAACACAGGACCATTGTCTTTTACGAGGCCCCTCACAGATTGCTGGACTCGTTAAACGATATTTATGAGGTCTTTGGAGACAGGTACTGTGCCGTCTGTCATGAGTTGACCAAATTAAATGAAGAGGTATTGAGGGGGAAGTTATCCGTTTTGATCGAGGAACTTCAACAGAAGGTTATCGCTGGTGAGTATGTGCTGGTGCTTGAGGGTAAAGTGGTGGAGGGTATCACAGTGGAAGACGCAATCCCTGAGGTATGGAGTTTGATGAAGAAGGGGCTGAGACGCAAAGAAGCGGCAAGGACGATAGCGCAACAGTATGGTCTTAGTCAAAAGGCCCTTTATGACGAGAGTTTAAGGCCGGAGGATAAAGATGAAGCTTAA
- a CDS encoding ferritin family protein, whose product MGKEGFSVREIVEQAVRTEKLGYDFYSSMAERFKDRVELKDLFETLAKKERIHEQRFESLQESIGDEETEGWEDVSEYMRAFVESGFFLGSDKALVRMKEIQSIQDAVDFALAFEKETLLYFLGLRKSVKEKGIVDEIIDEEQSHIMWLNRFKDRFLK is encoded by the coding sequence ATGGGAAAAGAGGGTTTTTCCGTCAGGGAGATTGTTGAGCAGGCCGTAAGGACTGAAAAACTGGGATATGATTTTTATTCGTCAATGGCTGAAAGGTTTAAAGACAGGGTAGAACTTAAAGACCTCTTTGAAACCCTTGCCAAAAAGGAACGGATACACGAACAGAGGTTTGAAAGCCTGCAGGAGAGTATTGGCGATGAGGAGACAGAGGGGTGGGAGGATGTATCCGAGTATATGAGAGCCTTTGTGGAGTCGGGTTTCTTTCTCGGGTCAGACAAGGCCCTTGTAAGGATGAAGGAGATACAGAGTATTCAGGATGCGGTTGACTTTGCCCTGGCCTTTGAAAAAGAGACCCTGCTCTATTTTCTTGGTTTGAGAAAGAGCGTTAAGGAAAAAGGGATTGTTGATGAAATAATAGACGAGGAGCAGAGCCATATTATGTGGCTGAACAGGTTTAAGGACAGATTTTTAAAATAA